The following proteins are encoded in a genomic region of Fervidobacterium pennivorans DSM 9078:
- a CDS encoding SagB/ThcOx family dehydrogenase, giving the protein MGFSAKDQNEFDKIISLGREFLKSNWEVLENYTSDQRKGVEMPPFEKPFPQDAFLIKLPDFNINEFKIKSLFETIANRKSHRKYENKPLKLAELSFLLWATQGIRYVTPKATFRTVPSAGARHPFETYVYVENVEGLEEAVYRYLPLEHSLILHRKDRYLREEIIHATLEQEFVGQAAVVFIWTAIPYRTEWRYGPASHKAILLDAGHVCQNLYLACEAIEAGTCAIAAYSQKLMDRFLGVDGQDEMVVYLAPVGKIARS; this is encoded by the coding sequence ATGGGTTTCAGCGCGAAAGACCAAAATGAGTTTGATAAAATCATTTCTTTGGGTCGAGAATTTCTGAAATCAAATTGGGAAGTTCTGGAAAATTACACAAGCGACCAAAGAAAAGGGGTTGAGATGCCCCCTTTTGAGAAACCGTTCCCACAAGATGCGTTCTTAATAAAGCTTCCAGATTTTAATATCAATGAATTTAAAATAAAGTCCCTGTTTGAAACTATTGCAAACAGAAAAAGTCATAGGAAGTACGAAAATAAACCACTTAAGTTAGCGGAGCTCTCTTTTCTTCTATGGGCTACGCAAGGAATCAGGTACGTAACACCTAAAGCTACATTCAGAACAGTACCTTCTGCTGGTGCAAGGCATCCGTTCGAAACATATGTATATGTTGAAAATGTGGAAGGATTAGAAGAAGCAGTCTACAGATATCTACCGCTTGAACATAGTTTAATCTTGCACAGAAAAGATAGATATCTGAGAGAAGAAATTATACATGCAACATTAGAACAAGAATTTGTTGGTCAAGCTGCAGTCGTATTTATATGGACTGCGATACCCTATAGGACAGAATGGCGATATGGTCCTGCTTCTCACAAGGCGATACTTTTGGATGCGGGGCATGTTTGCCAGAACTTGTACCTCGCTTGTGAAGCAATAGAAGCTGGAACATGCGCAATAGCAGCCTATTCTCAAAAACTCATGGATAGGTTCCTTGGTGTCGATGGACAAGACGAGATGGTTGTTTATCTTGCTCCCGTTGGAAAGATTGCCAGAAGTTAA
- the pheT gene encoding phenylalanine--tRNA ligase subunit beta, which translates to MRISLEWLNQYIDVNKEEVAEYLPKLGFDIGEEGPVFPLRGPIVVGRIEGVEKHPQADKLVVCKVSIGNEYKTILTADLSVQEGKYVFVALQGARLANGVEIQEKVMRGIPSQGMMCSLEELGLEQKSEHVYMTDEELPLGADVVKLLDLNDWYFEMEITPNRPDVLSYFGVTRELSAGLKRKPHFPIPSVKSAEGNDKVEVYIETDGCWRYTARVIRNVKVGPSPLWMQKRLIASGIRPINNIVDITNYVMLETGHPVHAFDLAKLNGKIVVRDARPGEKMLLLDGKTYEFSGGEVLITDGEKLLALGGIMGGEESGISSNTTDVLLEVAMFDPVRIRKASRRLGVSSDSSYRFERGVDFDDALFVIERLSQLIEELAGGKPSKEIVDNYPHKIEQKKIFVPKNYAKRVLGIDVKHIGEYIEPLGFEVEETKDGYDVYVPSFRYFDVSLPEDVMEEVGRIHGYEHLHAEPPRMLAIEKGRSEKQKRRFEIKNLMTAMGFNEANTLSFAASKVIDIFDINGKGVPISNPIISDFDTMRPSLLYGLLDSLSYNYKRQMKDVKLFEVGKVFSIVDGKPHEQEALGFVATGRESVKDYTDKRTVSLYTMKGVLEELFEQFGLEVTFKKIEKKGFVPTVTAGIYYKGQLIGFIGLLDPELADRLYDVKDEIYAGEIYLETIYSADARKTYQPLPQFPYVRRDVSYLIPIGYEIENLLKIYKENPLVEEVGIDDIYRKVGDEFYSVTIYAKFRHPERTLSDEEVDLALEDIKERIKKECGINPRF; encoded by the coding sequence GTGAGAATTTCTTTGGAATGGCTTAATCAATATATCGATGTTAATAAGGAGGAAGTGGCTGAGTATCTGCCAAAACTCGGCTTTGACATTGGTGAAGAAGGTCCTGTTTTCCCACTCCGTGGTCCGATAGTTGTTGGACGCATTGAGGGTGTTGAGAAGCACCCTCAAGCCGATAAATTAGTGGTCTGCAAAGTGAGTATAGGTAACGAGTATAAAACAATATTAACAGCAGACCTTTCCGTCCAAGAAGGCAAGTACGTTTTTGTAGCGCTCCAAGGAGCAAGACTTGCAAACGGTGTAGAAATTCAAGAAAAAGTAATGCGTGGCATCCCTTCTCAGGGCATGATGTGTTCTTTGGAAGAGCTCGGACTTGAACAAAAAAGTGAGCATGTCTATATGACGGATGAAGAACTTCCGCTTGGAGCAGACGTTGTCAAACTCCTCGATTTAAATGACTGGTATTTTGAGATGGAGATTACCCCGAATCGCCCTGATGTGCTATCGTATTTTGGTGTGACAAGAGAGTTATCTGCCGGGTTAAAACGAAAACCTCACTTCCCTATTCCAAGTGTTAAGAGTGCGGAAGGAAATGATAAGGTTGAGGTATACATAGAGACCGATGGCTGCTGGAGATATACGGCGCGGGTAATCAGAAACGTTAAGGTAGGTCCGAGCCCTCTATGGATGCAAAAAAGGTTAATCGCATCCGGGATTAGACCTATAAACAACATTGTTGATATAACGAACTACGTGATGCTTGAAACTGGGCATCCAGTCCATGCCTTTGACCTTGCAAAGCTGAATGGAAAGATAGTGGTTCGTGATGCGAGACCTGGTGAAAAGATGTTATTACTTGATGGCAAGACTTATGAATTTTCCGGCGGTGAGGTACTTATAACTGACGGTGAAAAGCTTCTCGCACTTGGTGGTATCATGGGAGGAGAAGAATCTGGAATATCAAGTAACACAACCGATGTTTTGTTAGAGGTTGCGATGTTTGACCCAGTCAGGATAAGAAAAGCATCAAGAAGGTTAGGAGTTTCTTCAGATTCTTCTTATCGCTTCGAAAGAGGTGTTGATTTTGACGACGCATTGTTCGTTATTGAAAGGCTTTCGCAATTGATTGAGGAACTCGCAGGTGGTAAACCTTCAAAAGAAATAGTAGATAACTATCCTCATAAAATAGAGCAAAAGAAAATATTTGTTCCGAAGAACTATGCAAAAAGAGTCTTAGGTATAGATGTGAAACATATCGGTGAGTACATCGAGCCACTTGGTTTTGAGGTAGAAGAAACGAAGGATGGTTATGATGTTTACGTGCCGTCTTTCAGATATTTCGATGTTTCTCTTCCAGAGGATGTTATGGAAGAAGTAGGACGCATCCATGGCTATGAACATCTCCATGCAGAACCACCAAGAATGCTCGCTATTGAAAAAGGAAGGAGCGAAAAGCAGAAAAGAAGATTTGAAATCAAAAACCTCATGACTGCAATGGGTTTCAATGAAGCGAACACACTTTCTTTCGCTGCAAGTAAGGTTATAGATATTTTTGACATCAATGGAAAAGGTGTTCCCATAAGCAATCCTATTATTTCAGATTTCGACACGATGAGGCCATCTCTTCTTTACGGCTTACTCGATTCACTTTCCTACAACTACAAAAGGCAAATGAAAGACGTGAAACTCTTTGAAGTTGGTAAGGTGTTTTCTATTGTAGATGGTAAACCTCATGAACAAGAAGCTCTCGGCTTTGTTGCAACAGGAAGGGAATCGGTCAAGGACTACACTGACAAAAGGACTGTGTCGCTTTACACAATGAAAGGTGTATTAGAAGAACTCTTCGAACAATTTGGATTAGAAGTTACTTTTAAAAAGATTGAAAAGAAGGGTTTTGTTCCGACTGTAACCGCAGGAATTTACTACAAAGGACAATTGATTGGTTTTATAGGGCTTTTAGATCCTGAACTTGCAGACAGGCTTTACGACGTCAAAGACGAAATTTACGCTGGGGAGATTTATCTTGAAACAATCTATTCAGCTGACGCAAGGAAAACTTACCAACCGCTACCGCAATTCCCGTATGTGCGTAGAGACGTGTCTTATCTCATTCCAATAGGATACGAGATTGAGAATTTACTAAAGATTTACAAAGAGAACCCACTTGTTGAAGAAGTAGGTATAGACGACATTTACAGAAAAGTTGGCGATGAATTCTACAGTGTTACAATTTACGCAAAGTTCAGACATCCAGAAAGGACACTAAGCGATGAAGAAGTGGACCTTGCACTTGAAGATATAAAGGAGAGAATTAAGAAAGAATGCGGTATCAATCCAAGGTTTTAA
- a CDS encoding bifunctional nuclease family protein: protein MKRAFVKALVLDKVSNTPVVLLGIENTKKILPIWIGACEASVMAIAIEKVPFDRPLTHDLIVTLVNELSLKIERFVIHSIRDNVFYAKIVLRDLVVSEQEAAEGMNPFIEIDARPSDCIILSLKTGAPLYVTNEIIATEAITFEELSESENEEEFKKFVENLDISEFKKLLNDNTEDFTNFEGGESEQDNDNQDDDNFEDYDN, encoded by the coding sequence ATGAAAAGAGCGTTTGTTAAGGCACTTGTGTTAGATAAGGTTTCGAATACACCTGTTGTCTTACTCGGGATAGAAAACACGAAGAAAATTCTCCCAATATGGATAGGTGCATGCGAAGCAAGTGTGATGGCTATAGCAATTGAAAAAGTACCTTTTGATAGGCCTTTAACGCATGATTTGATTGTCACTTTGGTCAATGAGCTCAGTTTGAAAATCGAGCGGTTTGTAATCCACTCCATTAGAGATAATGTCTTCTACGCTAAAATCGTTCTCAGGGACCTTGTTGTTTCTGAACAAGAAGCTGCGGAAGGTATGAATCCATTTATAGAGATTGATGCTAGACCGTCTGATTGTATAATACTTTCGTTGAAGACTGGGGCTCCGCTCTATGTAACAAATGAAATCATCGCAACGGAAGCGATTACTTTTGAAGAACTAAGCGAATCAGAAAATGAAGAAGAATTTAAAAAATTCGTTGAAAATTTGGACATTAGCGAATTTAAAAAACTTTTGAATGACAATACAGAAGATTTCACAAATTTTGAAGGTGGGGAAAGCGAACAGGATAACGATAATCAAGATGACGATAACTTTGAAGACTACGATAATTGA
- a CDS encoding lysophospholipid acyltransferase family protein, whose protein sequence is MEKINSSYRNSENIFVKLFNILRSLWLLVGAFLYIFVYGSIVLLIGWILGKEKGRKFVLKQVEIFGRLAFKLLGVKVFVCGKKPDVNSNYIVVSNHQSILDIPLIIGYVGPTPFIAKKELEKFPMVNVYLKYLGSELIDRGNVRQTATAIREVMRKLNEGYHFVIFPEGTRSPNGEVLPFKPRSLEIAFKAKVPILPVSIWGNHLVIPKHKLIVSGNKTGIMFGEVVYPENFKSEEELRAYVENVIRQGVEKLKEVVENEKSVC, encoded by the coding sequence ATGGAAAAAATTAACAGCAGTTATAGAAATTCGGAAAATATATTTGTAAAACTTTTCAACATTCTTAGAAGTTTGTGGTTACTTGTAGGTGCGTTTCTTTACATATTCGTTTACGGCTCCATAGTTTTGCTAATTGGATGGATATTGGGAAAAGAAAAAGGGCGAAAGTTTGTTCTGAAACAGGTAGAGATATTCGGAAGGCTTGCATTCAAGCTACTTGGTGTTAAGGTATTTGTGTGTGGTAAAAAGCCCGATGTAAATTCGAACTATATTGTTGTTAGCAATCATCAGAGCATATTGGATATCCCACTTATAATAGGATACGTTGGTCCAACACCGTTCATAGCGAAAAAAGAGCTTGAGAAGTTTCCAATGGTGAACGTTTATCTCAAGTACCTTGGTAGCGAACTGATTGATAGAGGAAATGTCAGGCAAACTGCAACAGCGATTAGGGAAGTTATGCGAAAGCTTAATGAAGGTTATCATTTTGTGATTTTTCCGGAAGGGACAAGATCACCCAACGGAGAAGTTTTACCGTTCAAACCTCGTAGTTTGGAAATTGCCTTTAAAGCGAAAGTTCCCATATTGCCAGTATCTATTTGGGGAAACCACCTGGTAATTCCAAAACATAAATTGATAGTTAGTGGTAATAAAACGGGTATAATGTTTGGAGAAGTTGTTTATCCAGAAAACTTCAAAAGTGAGGAAGAACTGAGAGCATACGTTGAGAACGTTATAAGACAGGGTGTGGAAAAGTTGAAAGAGGTGGTTGAAAATGAAAAGAGCGTTTGTTAA
- a CDS encoding tetratricopeptide repeat protein: MAKIQQESEKNENIELLLQEAIKLTEEGNYDRAIEIYNKLIPYEIPEVFNNLGNVYRRQGMLGRAIEMYRKAIHICPNFSIAYFNLACALMEVDRYNEAVMFFEKAEKLGLKSFDLDVQLALCYIALGNKKKAKEKLSDESVKREVEKYVEGGLEL, from the coding sequence ATGGCAAAGATACAACAAGAGAGTGAAAAAAACGAAAATATAGAACTTCTACTCCAAGAGGCGATAAAACTAACCGAGGAAGGCAATTACGACAGAGCTATAGAAATCTATAATAAGCTTATACCTTACGAGATACCGGAAGTTTTTAACAACCTTGGTAATGTATACAGAAGGCAAGGGATGTTGGGTAGGGCTATTGAAATGTATAGAAAAGCAATACACATATGTCCGAACTTTTCCATCGCTTACTTCAATCTTGCGTGTGCACTTATGGAAGTTGATAGATACAACGAGGCGGTGATGTTTTTCGAAAAGGCGGAAAAGTTAGGTCTGAAAAGTTTTGATTTGGATGTCCAGCTTGCACTGTGTTATATAGCCTTGGGAAATAAGAAAAAGGCAAAAGAAAAGCTTTCTGATGAGAGTGTAAAAAGAGAGGTAGAAAAGTACGTGGAAGGGGGATTGGAATTGTGA
- the plsY gene encoding glycerol-3-phosphate 1-O-acyltransferase PlsY yields MSLFWAAILGYFIGAIPFSYIIPKLKGVDITKVGSGNVGGTNVLRNMGTKYGALAMFLDIMKAVIAVLIFRPFGEHPMVMAGAMSVIGHCYSPFVKFKGGKGVATTLGTFFAIYPQAGLFALGVWIAIVAATQYVSLGSIVGLLAGAFFAFVFEKDYWVIFLALALFSVYRHKENIKRLLAGNERKTNVVDYFLGWMDKLERKEK; encoded by the coding sequence GTGTCGTTGTTTTGGGCAGCTATTTTAGGATATTTCATTGGTGCGATACCTTTCAGTTATATAATTCCGAAGTTAAAAGGAGTTGATATAACAAAAGTTGGGAGCGGAAACGTCGGTGGTACCAATGTGCTGAGAAATATGGGAACAAAATACGGTGCACTGGCGATGTTTCTTGATATTATGAAAGCAGTTATCGCTGTTTTGATATTCAGACCATTTGGGGAGCATCCAATGGTAATGGCTGGTGCAATGTCTGTCATTGGGCACTGTTACTCCCCGTTTGTTAAATTCAAAGGTGGAAAAGGTGTGGCAACAACACTTGGGACGTTCTTTGCGATATATCCTCAAGCTGGTTTGTTCGCACTTGGTGTATGGATCGCAATTGTTGCAGCAACGCAATACGTCTCTTTGGGTTCGATTGTTGGGTTACTTGCGGGTGCGTTTTTTGCATTCGTTTTCGAAAAAGATTACTGGGTGATTTTCTTAGCTCTCGCACTGTTTTCTGTTTACAGGCACAAAGAGAATATAAAAAGGCTATTGGCTGGTAACGAGAGAAAAACGAATGTTGTTGATTATTTCTTAGGTTGGATGGATAAACTTGAACGAAAGGAGAAATGA
- the flgG gene encoding flagellar basal-body rod protein FlgG has translation MINSLYTAATGMWAQQFKMDTVSNNIANVDTAGYKKVKAEFQDLIYSYSKNAGAATAQNSTTPTGIYVGHGVRLAATTKLFTQGNIENTGNALDLAISGDGFFQIQLQDGRIAYTRDGQFKIDSEGRIVTANGLLLSPALVVPQNAVSLTVSPDGIVSVELPDGTIQQLGTITLTRFVNPAGLKSIGDNLYVATAASGEPIEGTAGQDGFGTIMQGYVEKSNVDVVKEMVDMISAMRAYEFNSRSIMTADQMLQTASNLRR, from the coding sequence ATGATTAACAGTTTATACACCGCAGCAACGGGCATGTGGGCTCAGCAATTCAAGATGGATACAGTTTCAAATAACATTGCAAACGTAGATACCGCGGGATACAAGAAAGTTAAAGCCGAGTTCCAAGATTTAATTTATAGTTATTCAAAGAACGCAGGTGCCGCAACCGCTCAAAACTCAACAACACCAACAGGTATCTACGTTGGTCACGGGGTCAGACTTGCGGCAACAACAAAACTCTTTACGCAGGGAAATATAGAAAACACAGGTAATGCATTAGATTTAGCTATCAGTGGCGATGGGTTTTTCCAGATACAACTGCAAGATGGAAGAATTGCCTACACAAGAGATGGACAGTTCAAGATAGACAGCGAAGGTAGGATTGTAACAGCGAACGGGTTACTCTTATCACCTGCTCTCGTGGTACCACAAAATGCGGTTTCGCTTACGGTTTCACCGGACGGAATCGTCTCAGTTGAATTACCTGACGGAACAATTCAGCAGCTTGGGACGATAACTTTAACACGATTTGTCAACCCAGCTGGTTTAAAATCGATAGGAGATAACCTGTACGTAGCGACTGCAGCAAGCGGAGAACCAATTGAAGGAACCGCTGGTCAGGACGGGTTTGGAACCATTATGCAAGGATACGTTGAAAAATCAAACGTAGATGTGGTTAAAGAAATGGTTGACATGATTTCCGCAATGAGAGCTTACGAATTTAACTCGAGGTCCATAATGACAGCAGACCAAATGCTCCAAACGGCAAGTAATTTGAGGAGATAA
- a CDS encoding flagellar hook-basal body protein: protein MYRGVYTAAMGMLADITKMDVLSNNLANIETNGYKADTPTFRAYLTREIYRIKPEPENRRVEFSKIGDVEQAIIVDEIRTHYAQGIIEQTNVPTHLAISGEGFFAVRKGNEVFYTRNGEFVVNGNRQLVNTQGYYLLDRNGNVITLPENGYIDEAGNVYDANRNIVSRVAIYTLQNPRKMGETLFTGQAQIVNIDDPNSNVRILQGYVEKSNVNAVREMVKLIEAQRHYDATSKAIVIHDELLNKVINSVGALR from the coding sequence TTGTACCGTGGTGTGTACACAGCAGCGATGGGAATGCTTGCCGACATAACAAAGATGGATGTTTTGTCAAACAACTTAGCAAACATTGAAACAAATGGCTACAAAGCCGACACACCTACTTTCAGAGCTTACCTCACACGTGAGATATATCGTATTAAGCCTGAGCCAGAAAATAGAAGGGTCGAATTTTCGAAAATAGGTGATGTTGAGCAAGCTATCATCGTTGATGAGATTCGTACACACTACGCACAAGGTATTATAGAACAAACTAATGTTCCAACGCATTTGGCTATAAGTGGTGAAGGCTTTTTCGCGGTGAGGAAAGGTAACGAAGTGTTTTACACAAGGAATGGAGAATTTGTTGTAAATGGCAATAGACAACTGGTAAATACACAGGGTTATTATTTACTAGACCGGAATGGAAACGTAATAACACTCCCAGAAAATGGTTATATTGACGAGGCAGGTAATGTTTATGATGCGAATAGGAATATTGTTTCTAGAGTGGCAATTTACACACTTCAAAATCCAAGAAAAATGGGAGAAACCCTCTTCACTGGTCAAGCACAAATAGTAAATATAGATGACCCGAATTCAAATGTTAGGATATTACAAGGATATGTAGAAAAATCAAATGTGAATGCTGTTCGTGAAATGGTGAAATTGATAGAGGCTCAAAGGCACTACGATGCAACATCGAAAGCGATAGTGATTCATGACGAGTTACTGAACAAAGTCATAAACAGTGTAGGAGCTCTAAGATAA
- a CDS encoding rod shape-determining protein: MAKNDLGIDLGTANFIVYQQGKGIVLNEPSVVAIERKTGKILAIGTEAKEMFGKTPEDKILAVKPMRDGVIADYTIIAEVLKYFMKKLNKGLFFKCNMVIGIPTKTTSVEQRAVYDAALKAGAKRVHIVLEPTAAAIGIGLDVMKPMGNMIVDIGGGTTDIAVISMGGIVVGDSIKLAGNALDDAIIKGVRRNFGLLIGDTTAEEIKIRIGKVHPDVEDLELEVKGRDAVTGLPRTEVINSTDVYKMIRPVVDNIISRIKLVLEKTPPELSADIVEHGIVLTGGGALLRGIDKAIEEDIGVPCRIADEPLLCVAKGTGKLLEDEELLKNVAVTYEK; the protein is encoded by the coding sequence ATGGCAAAGAACGATTTAGGAATTGACCTCGGAACAGCGAACTTCATAGTCTATCAACAGGGTAAAGGTATCGTATTAAACGAACCTTCCGTTGTGGCGATTGAAAGAAAAACTGGCAAAATTTTGGCGATAGGAACAGAAGCAAAAGAGATGTTTGGAAAGACCCCAGAAGACAAAATTTTGGCAGTCAAACCTATGAGGGATGGAGTTATCGCAGATTATACCATTATCGCAGAGGTACTTAAATACTTTATGAAAAAGCTCAACAAAGGATTGTTCTTCAAGTGTAACATGGTTATAGGTATCCCAACAAAGACAACGAGTGTTGAACAAAGAGCAGTCTACGATGCGGCATTAAAAGCGGGAGCAAAACGAGTGCATATCGTTCTTGAACCAACCGCTGCTGCTATTGGAATCGGACTTGATGTAATGAAACCGATGGGTAACATGATTGTTGATATCGGTGGTGGGACTACAGATATCGCCGTGATAAGTATGGGAGGAATCGTTGTTGGAGATTCTATAAAACTTGCTGGTAATGCTCTCGATGATGCTATTATTAAAGGAGTTAGGAGAAATTTCGGATTGCTGATTGGTGATACAACAGCAGAGGAGATAAAAATAAGAATAGGAAAAGTTCATCCGGACGTAGAAGATTTAGAATTGGAAGTAAAAGGAAGAGATGCGGTAACAGGACTTCCAAGAACAGAGGTAATTAACTCAACGGATGTTTATAAGATGATTCGACCTGTTGTTGATAACATCATTTCGAGGATAAAACTTGTGCTTGAAAAGACACCGCCTGAACTTTCGGCCGATATCGTGGAACATGGGATTGTGTTAACTGGTGGCGGTGCACTTTTGAGAGGGATTGATAAAGCGATAGAAGAAGACATAGGTGTACCTTGTAGAATTGCTGATGAACCGTTACTATGTGTTGCAAAAGGAACTGGTAAGTTACTGGAAGACGAAGAATTGTTGAAAAATGTTGCAGTAACTTACGAAAAATAA
- a CDS encoding DMT family transporter, which translates to MLGSYKLKQVLKYLPGVLVTIFWGASFVATKFVVYVFEPFPAALYRFLIALLVLLPFTKKKKIRNINAFWSGFWGITMYFIFENSALRYTSPTNAAVIVSSVPLLYVLFTHIFHKVKTNKYHYLGSILSFLGVALVILNGRLMKLNPVGDILAFGAAISWVFYTHYVVRIKDVVGIDQTFSITFWGVVTLVPFSLLQNMQAKFEVRSVVGLIYLGIVCSALGYLLWNKSIEMIGDRKTTNFIYFIPLVTAISEFVLMKSKPTIYNILGVTTLILGLYIFERGEEYGKERFRN; encoded by the coding sequence ATGTTGGGTTCCTATAAATTGAAGCAGGTTTTAAAATATCTTCCAGGTGTGCTTGTGACGATTTTTTGGGGTGCATCCTTTGTTGCTACGAAGTTTGTTGTTTATGTTTTTGAACCGTTCCCTGCAGCACTTTACAGATTTTTGATAGCGCTGTTGGTACTTTTACCATTCACGAAAAAAAAGAAGATAAGAAACATTAATGCCTTTTGGTCAGGATTTTGGGGAATCACTATGTATTTCATTTTTGAGAACTCAGCGTTAAGGTATACCTCACCAACAAATGCGGCGGTTATTGTCTCAAGTGTCCCATTACTGTATGTGCTGTTTACTCACATATTTCACAAAGTTAAAACCAATAAGTATCATTACTTAGGTTCTATTTTATCGTTTCTTGGAGTTGCCCTCGTTATTTTGAACGGACGGCTGATGAAACTTAATCCGGTAGGCGATATTCTTGCATTTGGAGCGGCAATTTCGTGGGTATTCTATACTCACTACGTAGTTAGAATAAAAGATGTGGTGGGAATTGACCAGACATTTTCAATTACATTTTGGGGTGTTGTGACACTTGTCCCGTTTTCTCTTTTACAAAATATGCAAGCTAAATTCGAAGTAAGAAGCGTAGTTGGTTTGATTTACCTTGGTATTGTTTGTTCTGCGCTTGGTTATCTCTTATGGAATAAATCAATTGAGATGATAGGTGACAGAAAGACTACAAATTTCATATATTTCATACCACTGGTAACGGCTATATCAGAGTTTGTGTTGATGAAATCAAAACCGACAATTTACAACATCCTTGGGGTGACAACATTAATATTAGGATTATACATTTTTGAAAGGGGAGAAGAGTATGGCAAAGAACGATTTAGGAATTGA
- a CDS encoding TIGR00725 family protein: protein MNAQKVKNVGVIGYSGNPYETPIKEIAELCLKLGEELGRRYHVFTGGRDGVMELVSKGVKSVGGFCVGVLPWEGEESNGYNDLVVKTGLDFQMRSFILVKSVDAVVSVGGEIGTAIEILAAYANRKPVILLRGTGGWTDRIADVLIDGKYLDNRKLVEVYQAWSVEEVLEILERISK, encoded by the coding sequence ATGAATGCACAGAAAGTAAAGAACGTGGGCGTGATAGGATACTCAGGGAATCCATACGAGACTCCAATTAAAGAAATTGCCGAGCTCTGCCTGAAACTAGGAGAGGAACTTGGCAGAAGATACCACGTATTCACCGGTGGAAGAGATGGTGTGATGGAATTAGTTTCAAAGGGTGTGAAATCAGTTGGGGGATTCTGTGTCGGCGTACTTCCTTGGGAGGGAGAGGAGTCGAATGGATACAACGATTTGGTTGTAAAAACAGGGTTAGATTTTCAAATGAGGTCATTTATACTTGTTAAGAGTGTTGATGCTGTGGTATCTGTGGGTGGAGAAATAGGAACAGCTATAGAAATCTTAGCGGCATACGCGAATAGGAAGCCTGTGATTCTACTTCGGGGAACGGGTGGTTGGACAGACAGAATCGCGGATGTTTTAATCGATGGTAAGTACCTTGATAACCGGAAACTGGTGGAAGTATACCAAGCGTGGAGTGTAGAAGAAGTTCTAGAAATCTTGGAAAGAATCTCAAAATAG